A window from Polyangium spumosum encodes these proteins:
- a CDS encoding type II toxin-antitoxin system RatA family toxin: MKLRLRHLALVLLTTLTTLGATPDDARAGDEEAARLEARGKAQRYTQKTVDPESSIDTGGAAILVHAPIDEVRRVVTDYRHYEKVIKPFKQSKLLSRSKGVSEVYLEVPILHGAATVWVVTKIGQPVKVGNEERITARMERGNVDDFRATWKLRAVDGDKTIVKLEILVDPKMPVPSAVVTPELCTAADKAVTGVRNQAEKKHAAR; this comes from the coding sequence ATGAAGCTTCGCCTGCGTCACCTCGCCCTCGTGTTGCTCACGACCCTGACCACCCTCGGCGCCACGCCCGACGACGCACGCGCAGGTGACGAAGAAGCCGCGCGGCTCGAGGCCCGCGGCAAGGCGCAGCGGTACACGCAGAAGACGGTCGACCCGGAGAGCTCGATCGACACGGGCGGCGCGGCGATCCTGGTCCACGCGCCCATCGACGAGGTGCGCCGGGTCGTCACGGACTACCGGCACTACGAGAAGGTCATCAAGCCGTTCAAGCAGAGCAAGCTGCTCTCGCGATCGAAGGGCGTGAGCGAGGTGTACCTGGAGGTGCCGATCCTGCACGGCGCCGCGACGGTCTGGGTCGTCACGAAGATCGGGCAGCCCGTCAAGGTCGGGAACGAGGAGCGCATCACGGCGCGCATGGAGCGCGGGAACGTGGACGATTTCCGGGCCACGTGGAAGCTGCGCGCCGTGGACGGGGACAAGACGATCGTGAAGCTCGAGATCCTCGTCGACCCGAAGATGCCCGTGCCGTCCGCGGTCGTGACGCCGGAGCTGTGCACAGCCGCCGACAAGGCCGTCACGGGGGTGCGTAACCAGGCCGAGAAGAAACACGCGGCGCGGTAG
- a CDS encoding selenium-binding family protein, with protein sequence MPFRPDPTFYPSPRMAMDAPRERLAYVTAPDANAVLGRPDPLRDGLATVDLDPRSPTYGQIIALAEVPNYGDELHHSGWNACSAALCPYAPHPHVERRYLMLPALRSSRIYVFDTKPDPKNPKLVRTIEAEEIAKRTGYSRPHTLHCGPDGIYVSALGNPEGDGPGGIFVLDCESFDVLGRWELDRGPQHLHYDFWWHLGHDTLISSEWGTPKMIEAGVNPDLLLGKKYGHRLHIWDLRRRKHLQALDIGDEHQMALELRPAHDPTKAYGFMGVVVSVADLSASVWLWYREGERWAIKKVITIPAEPASADQLPPLLKGFGAVPPLVTDINLSLDDKYLYVSCWGTGELRQYDVSDPHDPKLVGSVHIGGIARRTPHPRSGGPLTGAPQMVEVSRDGKRIYFTSALYTTWDEQFYPDGLKGWMVKVDAKEGGGISLDPEFFVDFGPRRAHQIRLEGGDASSDSFCYP encoded by the coding sequence ATGCCCTTCCGACCTGATCCCACGTTTTATCCGTCGCCGCGGATGGCCATGGACGCGCCGCGCGAGCGTCTCGCCTATGTCACCGCCCCCGACGCGAACGCCGTCCTTGGACGGCCGGACCCGCTGCGTGACGGCCTCGCCACGGTCGACCTCGACCCGCGGTCGCCCACGTACGGCCAGATCATCGCGCTCGCCGAGGTACCGAATTATGGCGACGAGCTGCACCACTCCGGCTGGAACGCGTGCAGCGCCGCGCTCTGCCCGTACGCGCCGCACCCCCACGTCGAGCGCCGTTATCTGATGCTCCCGGCCCTGCGTTCGTCGCGGATCTACGTCTTCGACACGAAGCCCGACCCGAAGAACCCCAAGCTCGTGCGCACCATCGAGGCCGAGGAGATCGCCAAGCGCACCGGCTACTCGCGCCCGCACACGCTCCACTGCGGGCCGGACGGCATCTACGTCTCGGCGCTCGGCAACCCCGAGGGCGACGGCCCCGGCGGCATCTTCGTCCTCGACTGCGAGAGCTTCGACGTGCTCGGCCGCTGGGAGCTCGATCGCGGGCCGCAGCACCTGCACTACGACTTCTGGTGGCACCTCGGCCACGACACCCTCATTTCGAGCGAGTGGGGCACGCCCAAGATGATCGAGGCCGGCGTCAACCCCGACCTCTTGCTCGGCAAGAAGTACGGCCACCGGCTGCATATCTGGGACCTGCGGCGCCGCAAGCACCTGCAGGCGCTCGACATCGGCGACGAGCACCAGATGGCCCTCGAGCTCCGCCCCGCGCACGATCCGACGAAGGCCTACGGCTTCATGGGTGTCGTCGTCAGCGTCGCGGACCTCTCGGCCTCGGTGTGGCTCTGGTATCGCGAAGGGGAACGCTGGGCGATCAAGAAGGTCATCACGATCCCGGCCGAGCCTGCCAGCGCGGACCAGTTGCCGCCGCTGCTCAAGGGCTTCGGCGCGGTGCCGCCGCTCGTGACGGACATCAACCTCTCGCTCGACGACAAATACCTCTACGTCTCCTGCTGGGGCACGGGCGAGCTGCGCCAGTACGACGTCTCGGACCCGCACGACCCGAAGCTCGTGGGCTCGGTGCACATCGGCGGCATCGCGCGGCGCACGCCGCACCCGCGCTCGGGTGGGCCGCTCACGGGCGCGCCGCAGATGGTCGAGGTGAGCCGCGACGGCAAACGTATCTATTTCACGAGTGCCCTCTACACGACCTGGGACGAGCAGTTCTACCCGGACGGGCTCAAGGGCTGGATGGTCAAGGTCGACGCCAAGGAAGGCGGCGGCATCTCGCTGGATCCGGAGTTCTTCGTCGACTTCGGTCCGCGCCGGGCCCACCAGATCCGGCTCGAGGGCGGTGACGCTTCCTCCGACTCGTTCTGCTACCCGTGA
- a CDS encoding GAF domain-containing protein, which translates to MQDGEAELARRSSRAPDHAAENRALVELAGALTGPPEEILPKLVSLALELCRAESAGVSVLDQENGEPVFRWRAVAGAFDTKVGQVVPRYTSVCGAVIDHGAPLLVVHPACHYPECTTFEPPVVEALAVPFHDGGTPVGTVWAVAHSDEVKFDREDARLLTSLSRFAANAMKVLAQAEERRQASEAFRASAVRHRFLATLAARTQPLTDPSEIMAVTARLLAEHLGVDRCAYAEIEDERIFVIMGDHTRDVPSMVGRWPAAGFGAAFERSMQANEPYVMDDVDQDPRAGGDLSAYRRAKIQAGICVPLHKAGRFIAALAVDQATPRRWTLEEIELVQTVADRCWEALERARTVRILRERDERLDFAVRLSGIGFFNCNLPFEENELVWDERVKEHFWLPSEARVTIETFYARIHPDDRARTRQAIEASIHEGTPYDIDYRTVDPVTGAIKWIRALGGTAYSPNGKPRRFDGVTVDATMRKLHEERLARLLEREREQGRLLEQVADAALTIHASGSLESVLGVITEEARRIIGAHQSVTSLTMGNDWSQAISTASLSAKYEPYRGYKTNATGKGIYTLVCQSNRPMRLTQAELLAHPAWRNFSGEGDKHPPLRGWLAAPFVARSGKNLGLIQLSDKYEGDFTEQDEAILVQLAHIASVAIENARLYDELREQDRRKDEFLATLAHELRNPLAPIRTGLSLLQMARDEGQGRRVREMMERQVGHMVRMVDDLLDVSRITRGKVELRKERVELAVVLESALETSRPLIEAAGHVFLVSLPDEPLWLSADPTRLSQILANLLNNAAKYTPAGGRIRLAAAREGAQMVVRVEDTGVGIPADMLPKVFDMFTQVGRSIERAQGGLGIGLTLVRRLVELHGGTVEATSEGPSRGSMFTVRLPLGAAEETPAANGPSGGLPTSGAAKGLKVLVVDDNVDGAESLAELLKLSGHETEVAHTGPAALVAARTFEPDVVFLDIGLPGMTGYEVARRLRAEEALGQVVLVALTGWGTEEDRRQAREAGFDHHLTKPVDVGEVQRIVEGVASKMKRCA; encoded by the coding sequence TTGCAAGACGGTGAGGCAGAGCTCGCCCGAAGGTCGTCCCGGGCGCCGGATCACGCGGCCGAGAATCGCGCGCTCGTCGAGCTCGCCGGCGCGCTGACCGGGCCCCCGGAGGAGATCTTGCCGAAGCTCGTGTCCCTCGCGCTCGAGCTCTGCCGCGCCGAGTCCGCCGGCGTGAGCGTCCTCGACCAGGAGAACGGCGAGCCGGTGTTCCGCTGGCGCGCCGTCGCCGGGGCGTTCGACACCAAGGTCGGCCAGGTGGTGCCCCGATACACGAGCGTCTGCGGCGCCGTCATCGACCATGGCGCGCCCCTGCTCGTCGTCCACCCGGCGTGCCATTACCCGGAGTGCACCACGTTCGAGCCCCCGGTCGTCGAGGCCCTGGCCGTCCCTTTTCACGACGGCGGCACGCCCGTCGGGACCGTCTGGGCCGTCGCCCATTCCGACGAGGTGAAATTCGACCGGGAGGACGCCCGGCTGCTCACGAGCCTGTCGCGGTTCGCCGCGAACGCCATGAAGGTCCTCGCCCAGGCCGAGGAGCGCAGGCAGGCCAGCGAGGCCTTCCGCGCGAGCGCCGTGCGCCACCGGTTCCTCGCGACCCTCGCCGCCCGGACGCAGCCGCTCACCGATCCGAGCGAGATCATGGCCGTGACGGCGCGCCTGCTCGCCGAGCACCTCGGCGTCGATCGGTGCGCGTACGCCGAGATCGAGGACGAGCGAATCTTCGTCATCATGGGGGACCACACGCGAGACGTGCCGAGTATGGTCGGGCGATGGCCGGCCGCCGGCTTCGGGGCCGCGTTCGAGCGGTCGATGCAGGCGAACGAGCCCTACGTGATGGACGACGTGGACCAGGATCCGCGGGCGGGCGGCGACCTCTCGGCCTATCGGCGGGCGAAGATCCAGGCGGGCATCTGCGTGCCGCTGCACAAGGCCGGCCGGTTCATCGCGGCGCTGGCCGTCGACCAGGCGACGCCGCGGCGCTGGACGCTCGAGGAGATCGAGCTCGTCCAGACCGTCGCGGACCGATGCTGGGAGGCCCTCGAGCGGGCCCGCACGGTCCGGATCCTGCGGGAGCGCGACGAGCGGCTCGATTTCGCGGTCCGGCTCTCCGGGATCGGCTTCTTCAACTGCAACCTGCCGTTCGAAGAGAACGAGCTCGTCTGGGACGAGCGGGTCAAGGAGCACTTCTGGCTCCCGTCCGAGGCCCGCGTGACGATCGAGACGTTCTACGCGCGGATTCACCCGGACGATCGAGCGCGGACCCGCCAGGCCATCGAGGCCTCGATCCACGAGGGGACGCCTTACGACATCGATTACCGGACGGTCGATCCGGTCACGGGCGCGATCAAATGGATCCGCGCGCTCGGCGGGACGGCCTATTCACCCAACGGCAAGCCCCGGCGGTTCGACGGGGTGACGGTCGACGCCACCATGCGCAAGCTCCACGAGGAGCGGCTCGCGCGGCTGCTCGAGCGCGAGCGCGAGCAAGGCCGGCTGCTCGAGCAGGTGGCCGACGCGGCGCTCACCATCCACGCGTCCGGGTCGCTGGAGAGCGTGCTCGGGGTGATCACCGAGGAGGCGCGGCGGATCATCGGGGCGCACCAGTCGGTCACGAGCCTGACGATGGGCAACGACTGGTCCCAGGCGATCAGCACGGCGTCGCTGTCGGCCAAATACGAGCCTTATCGCGGTTACAAGACGAACGCGACGGGCAAGGGCATCTACACGCTGGTCTGCCAGTCGAACCGGCCGATGCGGCTCACGCAGGCCGAGCTCCTGGCCCACCCGGCGTGGCGGAATTTCAGCGGCGAGGGGGACAAACACCCGCCGCTGCGCGGATGGCTGGCGGCGCCGTTCGTCGCACGGAGCGGGAAGAACCTCGGCCTCATCCAGCTCTCCGACAAATACGAGGGCGATTTCACGGAGCAGGACGAGGCGATCCTGGTGCAGCTCGCGCACATCGCCTCGGTGGCGATCGAGAACGCGCGGCTCTATGACGAGCTGCGGGAGCAGGATCGGCGCAAAGACGAGTTTCTGGCGACGCTCGCCCACGAGCTCAGAAACCCGCTCGCCCCCATCCGGACGGGCCTGTCGCTCCTGCAAATGGCCCGCGACGAGGGCCAGGGGCGGCGCGTGCGGGAGATGATGGAGCGGCAGGTCGGGCACATGGTTCGAATGGTGGACGACCTGCTCGACGTCTCGCGGATCACGCGGGGGAAGGTGGAGCTACGCAAGGAGCGGGTGGAGCTCGCCGTGGTGCTGGAGAGCGCGCTGGAGACGAGCCGCCCGCTGATCGAGGCCGCGGGGCACGTGTTTCTGGTGTCGCTGCCGGACGAGCCGCTGTGGCTCTCGGCGGACCCGACGCGCCTGTCGCAGATCCTCGCGAACCTGCTGAACAACGCCGCGAAATACACGCCCGCGGGCGGGCGGATCCGGCTCGCCGCGGCGCGGGAGGGCGCGCAGATGGTCGTGCGGGTGGAGGACACGGGGGTGGGCATCCCGGCGGACATGCTGCCGAAGGTCTTCGACATGTTCACGCAGGTGGGCCGCTCGATCGAGCGGGCGCAAGGCGGCCTGGGCATCGGTCTGACGCTGGTGCGGCGGCTGGTGGAGCTGCACGGAGGGACAGTGGAGGCCACGAGTGAAGGCCCGTCCCGAGGCTCGATGTTCACGGTGCGGCTGCCGCTCGGGGCCGCGGAGGAGACGCCGGCGGCGAACGGGCCGAGCGGAGGGTTGCCCACGAGCGGAGCGGCGAAGGGCCTGAAGGTGCTGGTGGTGGACGACAACGTCGACGGCGCGGAGAGCCTGGCCGAGCTCCTGAAGCTCTCGGGGCACGAGACGGAGGTGGCCCACACGGGGCCGGCGGCGCTCGTGGCGGCGCGGACCTTCGAGCCGGACGTGGTGTTCCTGGACATCGGTTTGCCAGGGATGACGGGCTACGAGGTGGCGCGACGGCTCCGGGCCGAGGAGGCGCTCGGCCAGGTCGTGCTGGTGGCGCTGACGGGCTGGGGGACCGAGGAAGACCGGCGGCAAGCGCGCGAGGCAGGGTTCGACCATCACCTGACGAAGCCGGTGGACGTCGGGGAGGTGCAGCGCATCGTGGAGGGGGTGGCGTCGAAGATGAAGCGGTGCGCCTGA
- a CDS encoding DUF2169 domain-containing protein, with amino-acid sequence MEVLSLCPFRAGALIWQAAPGAYSLTVIVKATFTIVPGGEASIAEAQAPVTTLAEGGAEDLSPLKPRVDVLVQGATDPDARVVVEGAILPAGGPMPLHAPSRRLLLGDDAYAWAQAALAGGAATAGPPPEGFEFGFFQCAPRDQRIDLLRIGASIGMDRVLSTPGRIETRLPQRRPQAFRVDPRGGRVTEIALRCDTLCVDAAQKTLVLTFRGLADLKSGAEADVGKIVVAAHPEGKRIRAERIDRFLRLGESLEEDVEAGLNMLEMRHDAVLIAPKSGDTMVLPEQADLPPQVTSPDPALPDASARQHRPQDPIAPPPLPPPPQVQPQPRVIAEPLTEDTTLDLPKAAPPSVKREIGRVVEPLPNAPAPLGPRLGKPAGPPRPTPTSPPRPSVPRPGPAQAGKVVAPAAAAADADASVSAPADAASATPSPPSPLPPGEG; translated from the coding sequence GTGGAGGTCCTCTCGCTCTGCCCCTTTCGCGCCGGGGCCTTGATCTGGCAGGCTGCGCCGGGCGCCTATTCGCTCACGGTGATCGTCAAGGCGACGTTCACGATCGTGCCCGGCGGAGAGGCGTCCATCGCCGAGGCCCAGGCGCCCGTGACGACGCTCGCCGAAGGCGGCGCCGAGGACCTCTCCCCGCTCAAGCCCCGCGTCGACGTCCTCGTCCAGGGCGCGACCGACCCCGACGCGCGTGTCGTCGTCGAAGGCGCCATCCTGCCCGCCGGCGGCCCCATGCCCCTGCACGCGCCGTCGCGTAGGCTGCTGCTCGGCGACGACGCGTACGCCTGGGCGCAGGCCGCGCTCGCGGGTGGCGCCGCGACGGCGGGCCCGCCGCCCGAGGGCTTCGAGTTCGGCTTCTTCCAGTGCGCGCCGCGCGACCAGCGGATCGACCTGCTCCGCATCGGCGCCTCCATCGGCATGGACCGCGTCCTCTCCACCCCCGGCCGCATCGAGACGCGCCTGCCGCAGCGCCGCCCGCAGGCCTTCCGCGTCGATCCCAGGGGCGGGCGCGTGACCGAGATCGCCCTGCGTTGCGACACCCTCTGCGTCGACGCCGCGCAGAAGACGCTCGTCCTGACGTTCCGCGGCCTCGCCGACCTGAAGAGCGGCGCGGAGGCCGACGTGGGCAAGATCGTGGTGGCCGCGCACCCGGAGGGCAAGCGCATCCGCGCCGAGCGGATCGATCGGTTCCTGCGCCTCGGCGAGTCGCTGGAGGAGGACGTGGAGGCCGGCCTGAACATGCTCGAGATGCGGCACGACGCGGTGCTCATCGCCCCGAAGAGCGGCGACACGATGGTGCTCCCCGAGCAAGCGGATCTGCCGCCGCAGGTCACCTCCCCGGATCCTGCGCTGCCCGACGCCTCGGCGCGGCAACACCGCCCGCAGGATCCCATCGCGCCGCCGCCGCTCCCGCCTCCGCCGCAGGTGCAGCCGCAGCCGCGCGTGATCGCGGAGCCGCTCACCGAGGACACGACGCTCGACCTGCCGAAGGCCGCGCCGCCTTCGGTCAAGCGCGAGATCGGCCGCGTGGTCGAGCCGCTCCCGAACGCCCCTGCGCCGCTGGGGCCGCGCCTCGGCAAACCCGCCGGCCCCCCGCGGCCTACACCCACCAGCCCCCCGCGGCCGTCGGTGCCACGTCCAGGGCCGGCGCAGGCTGGAAAGGTGGTCGCGCCTGCGGCGGCTGCTGCGGATGCGGATGCTTCAGTTTCTGCGCCCGCGGATGCTGCGTCGGCGACTCCCTCACCCCCGTCCCCTCTCCCTCCGGGAGAGGGGTGA
- a CDS encoding bactofilin family protein — MEPLSGQDDPQRVEAQAAQAGHRPTEINALLGRGTRFEGKLYFEGRVRLDGDFQGEIRGDDVLVIGDGARVGGDILVGACIVTGGEVSASIRARTAIELYAPSKVTGALHAPAIFIDRGVQFDGTCKMAPLDEADTRTSKEATPPPSTPAPPTPASPAPPAGGE, encoded by the coding sequence ATGGAGCCGCTCTCGGGGCAGGACGATCCGCAACGCGTGGAAGCCCAGGCCGCGCAGGCCGGGCATCGACCCACGGAGATCAACGCCTTGCTCGGGCGCGGCACCCGCTTCGAGGGCAAGCTCTACTTCGAGGGCCGCGTCCGCCTCGACGGAGACTTCCAGGGCGAGATCCGCGGCGACGACGTGCTCGTCATCGGCGACGGCGCCCGCGTCGGCGGCGATATCCTCGTCGGCGCCTGCATCGTCACGGGAGGCGAGGTCTCGGCGAGCATCCGCGCCCGCACCGCCATCGAGCTCTACGCCCCCTCCAAGGTCACGGGCGCGCTGCACGCGCCGGCCATCTTCATCGATCGAGGCGTCCAGTTCGACGGCACCTGCAAGATGGCCCCGCTCGACGAGGCCGACACGCGCACCAGCAAAGAAGCGACCCCTCCCCCCTCCACCCCGGCCCCGCCGACCCCCGCCTCCCCGGCGCCACCCGCCGGCGGGGAGTGA
- a CDS encoding CARDB domain-containing protein — MTRKTLSSRARTPWAAAILALGAGLFAACTADPGPPSGIDDDENWGTGGTGGAGGAGGSTSSSSSAGGSGGMGGACSCEGIACGENACGQLCGTCPTQHVCMAGQCVCTPNCEGKACGYNGCGATCGSCGAGEFCDAGTCVAEPPPPKPDLKPGYFYIDDHTMSPGHKSDIHFSIKNEGVVDTDFSFDIVVVLSKNTVFGDADDVEVWSWHYPYLTPPGQTAPWKTTVTIPAGVYNGNYNLGIYVDPGNIIDESDESNNGRFDTQGFKIEGSPNADLRPSAAAAEQSDVYPGQMANYTFTVENLGPDPVPSFKVGLYHSTDADVTSSDTLICKHTDSNGLSGLASETYVVTCPVPNLEGSYHFGVVVDPDLVVKETDETNNNTSAAAQVAITPLDVDLQIGAAATGDFTVDTGQQVTFSATVTNSGTKTSPPFNVAFYYSTDATISPLDIKICEAASGQSLPPNQPLVVQKTCEVPLLPTDSYFLGAIVDPANQVPETNEGNNTATAATPVSLTAPHMDLVFDGYYGGAGTGHPGDTATHHVLVKNPGTAPVPPFEVSLYYSLNMQLSLDDTLACTILFDSIGPQQTLDYSFQCKIPEIPAGAYYKAVRLDPGNEVPETDETNNTGASTTYDVIF; from the coding sequence ATGACTCGCAAAACCCTGTCCTCACGCGCCCGGACACCGTGGGCCGCGGCCATCCTCGCTCTCGGCGCCGGGCTCTTCGCGGCTTGCACGGCGGACCCCGGACCCCCGAGCGGAATCGACGACGACGAAAACTGGGGGACGGGCGGGACGGGGGGCGCGGGAGGCGCGGGGGGATCGACCTCGTCGTCGTCGAGCGCGGGCGGCAGCGGAGGCATGGGGGGCGCCTGTAGCTGCGAGGGCATCGCTTGCGGAGAAAATGCGTGCGGTCAGCTCTGTGGGACATGCCCAACCCAGCACGTGTGTATGGCGGGGCAATGCGTGTGCACGCCGAACTGCGAAGGGAAGGCGTGCGGCTACAATGGCTGCGGAGCGACCTGCGGATCGTGCGGCGCTGGAGAGTTCTGCGATGCCGGCACGTGCGTCGCGGAACCTCCTCCGCCGAAGCCCGATCTCAAGCCAGGTTATTTTTACATCGACGACCACACGATGTCGCCCGGACACAAGAGCGACATCCATTTCTCCATCAAGAACGAGGGCGTCGTCGACACGGACTTTTCATTCGATATCGTCGTCGTGCTCTCCAAGAACACCGTGTTCGGCGACGCGGACGACGTCGAGGTCTGGTCCTGGCATTATCCGTACCTGACCCCCCCAGGCCAGACCGCCCCCTGGAAGACGACGGTCACGATCCCCGCCGGCGTCTACAACGGCAACTACAACCTCGGGATCTACGTGGACCCCGGGAACATCATCGACGAGTCGGACGAGAGCAACAACGGCCGGTTCGACACGCAGGGGTTCAAGATCGAGGGAAGTCCGAACGCCGATCTGAGACCCAGCGCCGCGGCGGCCGAGCAGAGCGACGTCTACCCCGGCCAGATGGCGAACTACACGTTCACCGTGGAGAACCTCGGGCCGGATCCCGTGCCCTCGTTCAAGGTCGGGCTCTACCATTCCACGGACGCGGACGTCACGTCGAGCGACACCCTCATCTGCAAACACACCGATTCGAACGGGCTTTCGGGCCTCGCGTCCGAAACGTACGTCGTCACGTGCCCCGTCCCGAACCTCGAGGGGTCCTACCATTTCGGCGTCGTCGTCGACCCGGATCTGGTCGTCAAGGAGACCGACGAGACGAACAACAACACCAGCGCTGCGGCGCAGGTGGCCATCACCCCTCTGGACGTCGATCTGCAAATCGGAGCGGCCGCCACGGGCGATTTCACGGTGGACACGGGGCAGCAGGTGACGTTCTCGGCCACCGTCACGAACAGCGGCACGAAGACGTCTCCCCCGTTCAACGTCGCATTCTACTACTCCACGGACGCGACCATCTCGCCCCTCGACATCAAGATATGCGAGGCCGCGTCGGGCCAGAGCCTGCCGCCGAATCAGCCGCTCGTCGTGCAGAAGACGTGCGAGGTGCCGCTGCTCCCCACCGATTCGTACTTCCTGGGGGCCATCGTCGATCCAGCCAATCAGGTCCCCGAGACGAACGAGGGAAACAACACCGCCACGGCCGCGACCCCGGTCTCGCTCACGGCGCCGCACATGGATCTCGTCTTCGATGGGTACTACGGCGGCGCCGGGACGGGGCACCCGGGTGACACGGCCACCCACCACGTGCTGGTCAAGAACCCGGGCACGGCGCCGGTGCCGCCGTTCGAGGTCTCGCTCTACTACTCGCTCAACATGCAGTTGAGCCTGGACGATACGCTCGCTTGCACGATCCTCTTCGACTCCATCGGGCCCCAGCAGACGCTCGATTACTCGTTCCAGTGCAAGATCCCCGAGATCCCGGCCGGCGCCTACTACAAGGCCGTCCGCCTCGACCCGGGCAACGAGGTCCCGGAGACCGACGAGACCAACAACACCGGCGCCTCGACGACCTACGACGTCATCTTCTAG
- a CDS encoding DUF99 family protein, producing MSPLSHVIGVDDAPFPRAHRGDVPIVGVAFAGTRLEGVLSTKVRRDGANGTDALASMISRSRFAAHTRLVMMEGIALAGFNVVDVHDLAARLGMAVLVVSKRAPNVPAVRKALLEKVPGGARKWQLIEKAGPMEPCAGLFIQRAGLGMDEAASVIRRFAVHGRLPEPVRVAHLVASVLAVPGVHD from the coding sequence ATGAGCCCGCTCTCCCACGTCATCGGCGTCGACGACGCGCCCTTCCCCCGCGCGCACCGGGGCGACGTGCCCATCGTGGGCGTCGCCTTCGCCGGCACGAGGCTCGAAGGCGTGCTCTCCACGAAGGTGCGGCGCGACGGCGCGAACGGGACGGACGCCCTCGCCTCGATGATCAGCCGCTCGCGGTTCGCCGCGCATACGCGGCTCGTGATGATGGAAGGCATCGCGCTCGCGGGCTTCAACGTGGTCGACGTACACGACCTCGCCGCGCGGCTCGGCATGGCCGTGCTGGTCGTGTCGAAGCGCGCCCCGAACGTCCCGGCCGTGCGGAAGGCGCTGCTCGAAAAGGTCCCCGGCGGCGCCCGCAAGTGGCAGCTCATCGAGAAGGCCGGGCCCATGGAGCCGTGCGCCGGGCTCTTCATCCAGCGCGCAGGCCTCGGCATGGACGAGGCGGCCTCGGTGATCCGACGGTTCGCCGTGCACGGTCGGCTCCCCGAGCCCGTCCGGGTCGCGCACCTCGTCGCCAGCGTGCTCGCGGTCCCAGGCGTCCACGACTAG
- a CDS encoding glycine cleavage system protein R, with protein MTQQDVYVVLSCLGPDRPGLVAEVTEYLTRHGGNVEDSRMAILGAEFGILLLASGPPETVDAIEKDLSELQKSTGLTVLARRTKAPEEHRRAPTVPCAVTAEALDHEGIVRSVARALAHAGVNIVSLEATAYAAPVTGSQLFRMEARIDVPQSIGVSKVRKVMDAVAEEQNLEIEVRSLIKS; from the coding sequence ATGACGCAACAAGACGTGTACGTGGTCCTGTCCTGCCTCGGACCCGATCGGCCGGGCCTCGTCGCCGAGGTGACGGAGTACCTCACCCGGCACGGGGGCAACGTGGAGGACAGCCGCATGGCCATCCTCGGCGCCGAGTTCGGCATCCTGCTGCTCGCCTCCGGCCCGCCCGAGACCGTCGACGCCATCGAGAAGGACCTCTCCGAGCTGCAAAAGAGCACCGGCCTGACCGTGCTCGCGCGCCGGACCAAGGCCCCCGAGGAGCACCGCCGCGCCCCCACGGTCCCCTGCGCCGTGACGGCCGAGGCGCTCGATCACGAGGGCATCGTGCGCTCCGTGGCCCGAGCGCTCGCCCACGCAGGCGTGAACATCGTCTCGCTCGAGGCCACGGCCTACGCCGCGCCCGTGACGGGATCGCAGCTCTTCCGCATGGAAGCGCGCATCGACGTGCCCCAGTCGATCGGCGTGAGCAAGGTCCGCAAGGTGATGGACGCGGTCGCCGAGGAGCAGAACCTGGAGATCGAGGTGCGCTCGCTCATCAAGTCCTGA